A region from the Rhodamnia argentea isolate NSW1041297 chromosome 7, ASM2092103v1, whole genome shotgun sequence genome encodes:
- the LOC115745997 gene encoding 21 kDa protein-like produces the protein MERSSALANLATTLLFCLAICSCAISISSAQASTNTEFIRTSCSKTTYPRLCYTSLSSHATLVQTSPKLLAGAALNVTLDKARSTSTMMVRLSRAQGMKSREVGAMRDCVEELSSSVDELRRSIGEMGEIKGSSNFGLIMNDVQTWVSAALTDENTCSDGFSGSMMNGNMKTVVRNEILTIAHLTSNALALINRYASLHG, from the coding sequence ATGGAACGATCGAGTGCTTTGGCCAATTTAGCAACAACGCTCCTCTTTTGCCTTGCCATTTGTTCCTGCGCCATCTCAATTAGCTCAGCCCAAGCATCGACCAACACCGAGTTCATAAGAACGTCGTGCAGTAAAACCACCTACCCACGCCTGTGCTACACCTCCCTCTCCAGCCACGCCACCCTCGTCCAAACCAGCCCCAAGCTCCTTGCCGGCGCTGCCCTCAATGTCACCCTCGACAAGGCGCGCTCGACCTCAACCATGATGGTGAGGCTGTCCCGGGCCCAGGGGATGAAGTCAAGGGAGGTTGGGGCGATGCGGGACTGCGTCGAGGAGCTGAGCAGCTCGGTGGACGAGCTGAGGCGGTCCATCGGCGAGATGGGCGAGATCAAGGGGTCTTCCAACTTCGGGCTGATCATGAACGACGTCCAGACGTGGGTGAGCGCTGCCCTCACAGATGAGAACACGTGCTCCGATGGCTTTTCCGGGAGCATGATGAACGGCAATATGAAGACGGTGGTGAGGAATGAGATACTGACCATCGCGCATCTCACCAGTAATGCTTTGGCCTTGATCAATCGTTACGCCTCGCTTCATGGCTAA